A DNA window from Parus major isolate Abel chromosome 9, Parus_major1.1, whole genome shotgun sequence contains the following coding sequences:
- the SEPTIN2 gene encoding septin-2 isoform X3: MSKQQPAQFTNPETPGYVGFANLPNQVHRKSVKKGFEFTLMVVGESGLGKSTLINSLFLTDLYPERIIPGAADKIERTVQIEASTVEIEERGVKLRLTVVDTPGYGDAINCRDCFKTIISYIDEQFERYLHDESGLNRRHIIDNRVHCCFYFISPFGHGLKPLDVEFMKAIHNKVNIVPVIAKADTLSLKERERLKKRILDEIEEHGIKIYHLPDAESDEDEDFKEQTRLLKASIPFCVVGSNQLIEAKGKKVRGRLYPWGVVEVENPEHNDFLKLRTMLITHMQDLQEVTQDLHYENFRSERLKRGNRKIEDEEVNKDKILLEKEAELRRMQEMIARMQAQMQMQMQSGEGDSTAVHGHHV; encoded by the exons ATGTCCAAG caACAGCCTGCTCAGTTTACCAATCCAGAAACTCCTGGCTATGTTGGATTTGCAAACCTTCCCAATCAGGTTCACCGAAAGTCTGTGAAAAAGGGGTTTGAATTTACTCTTATGGTAGTTG GTGAATCTGGATTAGGAAAATCTACATTAATAAACAGCCTCTTCCTGACAGATCTCTACCCAGAAAGGATaatcccaggagctgctg ATAAGATTGAACGCACTGTGCAGATTGAAGCCTCAACAGTTGAAATTGAAGAGAGGGGTGTGAAATTGCGCCTGACGGTTGTGGATACTCCAGGATATGGAGATGCCATCAATTGTCGAGACTG ttttaagaCCATAATCTCTTACATTGATGAGCAGTTTGAGCGATACCTGCATGATGAGAGTGGATTGAACAGAAGGCATATCATAGATAATCGAGTTCATTGCTGTTTCTATTTCATTTCACCATTTGGTCATGG CCTTAAGCCTCTGGATGTTGAGTTTATGAAGGCCATACACAACAAAGTAAATATTGTACCAGTGATTGCAAAAGCTGATACACTTTCTCTGAAAGAGCGAGAGAGACTAAAGAAAAGG ATTCTGGATGAAATAGAAGAGCATGGCATCAAGATTTATCACCTGCCTGATGCTGAATCAGATGAGGATGAAGATTTTAAAGAGCAGACCAGACTCCTGAAG GCCAGCATTCCATTTTGTGTAGTGGGGTCCAATCAGCTCATTGaagcaaaaggtaaaaaagttAGAGGTCGTCTCTACCCTTGGGGTGTAGTTGAAGTGGAGAATCCAGAGCATAATGACTTCCTGAAGCTGAGGACCATGCTAAT cacCCATATGCAAGACCTTCAGGAGGTGACCCAGGATCTTCACTATGAGAACTTCCGCTCTGAGAGGCTCAAACGAGGCAACAG gaaaatagAAGATGAAGAAGTAAATAAAGACAAGATTTTGCTTGAGAAGGAAGCAGAA ctccgTCGCATGCAGGAGATGATTGCAAGAATGCAGGCCCAGATGCAGATGCAGATGCAAAGTGGAGAAGGTGACAGCACTGCAGTTCATGGGCACCATGTGTAA
- the SEPTIN2 gene encoding septin-2 isoform X4, giving the protein MQQPAQFTNPETPGYVGFANLPNQVHRKSVKKGFEFTLMVVGESGLGKSTLINSLFLTDLYPERIIPGAADKIERTVQIEASTVEIEERGVKLRLTVVDTPGYGDAINCRDCFKTIISYIDEQFERYLHDESGLNRRHIIDNRVHCCFYFISPFGHGLKPLDVEFMKAIHNKVNIVPVIAKADTLSLKERERLKKRILDEIEEHGIKIYHLPDAESDEDEDFKEQTRLLKASIPFCVVGSNQLIEAKGKKVRGRLYPWGVVEVENPEHNDFLKLRTMLITHMQDLQEVTQDLHYENFRSERLKRGNRKIEDEEVNKDKILLEKEAELRRMQEMIARMQAQMQMQMQSGEGDSTAVHGHHV; this is encoded by the exons ATG caACAGCCTGCTCAGTTTACCAATCCAGAAACTCCTGGCTATGTTGGATTTGCAAACCTTCCCAATCAGGTTCACCGAAAGTCTGTGAAAAAGGGGTTTGAATTTACTCTTATGGTAGTTG GTGAATCTGGATTAGGAAAATCTACATTAATAAACAGCCTCTTCCTGACAGATCTCTACCCAGAAAGGATaatcccaggagctgctg ATAAGATTGAACGCACTGTGCAGATTGAAGCCTCAACAGTTGAAATTGAAGAGAGGGGTGTGAAATTGCGCCTGACGGTTGTGGATACTCCAGGATATGGAGATGCCATCAATTGTCGAGACTG ttttaagaCCATAATCTCTTACATTGATGAGCAGTTTGAGCGATACCTGCATGATGAGAGTGGATTGAACAGAAGGCATATCATAGATAATCGAGTTCATTGCTGTTTCTATTTCATTTCACCATTTGGTCATGG CCTTAAGCCTCTGGATGTTGAGTTTATGAAGGCCATACACAACAAAGTAAATATTGTACCAGTGATTGCAAAAGCTGATACACTTTCTCTGAAAGAGCGAGAGAGACTAAAGAAAAGG ATTCTGGATGAAATAGAAGAGCATGGCATCAAGATTTATCACCTGCCTGATGCTGAATCAGATGAGGATGAAGATTTTAAAGAGCAGACCAGACTCCTGAAG GCCAGCATTCCATTTTGTGTAGTGGGGTCCAATCAGCTCATTGaagcaaaaggtaaaaaagttAGAGGTCGTCTCTACCCTTGGGGTGTAGTTGAAGTGGAGAATCCAGAGCATAATGACTTCCTGAAGCTGAGGACCATGCTAAT cacCCATATGCAAGACCTTCAGGAGGTGACCCAGGATCTTCACTATGAGAACTTCCGCTCTGAGAGGCTCAAACGAGGCAACAG gaaaatagAAGATGAAGAAGTAAATAAAGACAAGATTTTGCTTGAGAAGGAAGCAGAA ctccgTCGCATGCAGGAGATGATTGCAAGAATGCAGGCCCAGATGCAGATGCAGATGCAAAGTGGAGAAGGTGACAGCACTGCAGTTCATGGGCACCATGTGTAA
- the SEPTIN2 gene encoding septin-2 isoform X2 has product MSKQQPAQFTNPETPGYVGFANLPNQVHRKSVKKGFEFTLMVVGESGLGKSTLINSLFLTDLYPERIIPGAADKIERTVQIEASTVEIEERGVKLRLTVVDTPGYGDAINCRDCLKPLDVEFMKAIHNKVNIVPVIAKADTLSLKERERLKKRILDEIEEHGIKIYHLPDAESDEDEDFKEQTRLLKASIPFCVVGSNQLIEAKGKKVRGRLYPWGVVEVENPEHNDFLKLRTMLITHMQDLQEVTQDLHYENFRSERLKRGNRKIEDEEVNKDKILLEKEAELRRMQEMIARMQAQMQMQMQSGEGDSTAVHGHHV; this is encoded by the exons ATGTCCAAG caACAGCCTGCTCAGTTTACCAATCCAGAAACTCCTGGCTATGTTGGATTTGCAAACCTTCCCAATCAGGTTCACCGAAAGTCTGTGAAAAAGGGGTTTGAATTTACTCTTATGGTAGTTG GTGAATCTGGATTAGGAAAATCTACATTAATAAACAGCCTCTTCCTGACAGATCTCTACCCAGAAAGGATaatcccaggagctgctg ATAAGATTGAACGCACTGTGCAGATTGAAGCCTCAACAGTTGAAATTGAAGAGAGGGGTGTGAAATTGCGCCTGACGGTTGTGGATACTCCAGGATATGGAGATGCCATCAATTGTCGAGACTG CCTTAAGCCTCTGGATGTTGAGTTTATGAAGGCCATACACAACAAAGTAAATATTGTACCAGTGATTGCAAAAGCTGATACACTTTCTCTGAAAGAGCGAGAGAGACTAAAGAAAAGG ATTCTGGATGAAATAGAAGAGCATGGCATCAAGATTTATCACCTGCCTGATGCTGAATCAGATGAGGATGAAGATTTTAAAGAGCAGACCAGACTCCTGAAG GCCAGCATTCCATTTTGTGTAGTGGGGTCCAATCAGCTCATTGaagcaaaaggtaaaaaagttAGAGGTCGTCTCTACCCTTGGGGTGTAGTTGAAGTGGAGAATCCAGAGCATAATGACTTCCTGAAGCTGAGGACCATGCTAAT cacCCATATGCAAGACCTTCAGGAGGTGACCCAGGATCTTCACTATGAGAACTTCCGCTCTGAGAGGCTCAAACGAGGCAACAG gaaaatagAAGATGAAGAAGTAAATAAAGACAAGATTTTGCTTGAGAAGGAAGCAGAA ctccgTCGCATGCAGGAGATGATTGCAAGAATGCAGGCCCAGATGCAGATGCAGATGCAAAGTGGAGAAGGTGACAGCACTGCAGTTCATGGGCACCATGTGTAA
- the SEPTIN2 gene encoding septin-2 isoform X1, with amino-acid sequence MLKQESMTSLGRKHSWKEELLSEQSYTIKGSRISSSLTECNIFSCHSLKMSKQQPAQFTNPETPGYVGFANLPNQVHRKSVKKGFEFTLMVVGESGLGKSTLINSLFLTDLYPERIIPGAADKIERTVQIEASTVEIEERGVKLRLTVVDTPGYGDAINCRDCFKTIISYIDEQFERYLHDESGLNRRHIIDNRVHCCFYFISPFGHGLKPLDVEFMKAIHNKVNIVPVIAKADTLSLKERERLKKRILDEIEEHGIKIYHLPDAESDEDEDFKEQTRLLKASIPFCVVGSNQLIEAKGKKVRGRLYPWGVVEVENPEHNDFLKLRTMLITHMQDLQEVTQDLHYENFRSERLKRGNSFMPVALAYRQQNALLS; translated from the exons ATGCTTAAGCAGGAATCAATGACATCACTGGGCAGGAAACACTCTTGGAAGGAAGAGTTGCTATCAGAGCAGTCTTACACGATAAAAGGATCACGGATAAGTTCTTCACTAACTGAATGCAAC attttttcctgtcattcccTAAAAATGTCCAAG caACAGCCTGCTCAGTTTACCAATCCAGAAACTCCTGGCTATGTTGGATTTGCAAACCTTCCCAATCAGGTTCACCGAAAGTCTGTGAAAAAGGGGTTTGAATTTACTCTTATGGTAGTTG GTGAATCTGGATTAGGAAAATCTACATTAATAAACAGCCTCTTCCTGACAGATCTCTACCCAGAAAGGATaatcccaggagctgctg ATAAGATTGAACGCACTGTGCAGATTGAAGCCTCAACAGTTGAAATTGAAGAGAGGGGTGTGAAATTGCGCCTGACGGTTGTGGATACTCCAGGATATGGAGATGCCATCAATTGTCGAGACTG ttttaagaCCATAATCTCTTACATTGATGAGCAGTTTGAGCGATACCTGCATGATGAGAGTGGATTGAACAGAAGGCATATCATAGATAATCGAGTTCATTGCTGTTTCTATTTCATTTCACCATTTGGTCATGG CCTTAAGCCTCTGGATGTTGAGTTTATGAAGGCCATACACAACAAAGTAAATATTGTACCAGTGATTGCAAAAGCTGATACACTTTCTCTGAAAGAGCGAGAGAGACTAAAGAAAAGG ATTCTGGATGAAATAGAAGAGCATGGCATCAAGATTTATCACCTGCCTGATGCTGAATCAGATGAGGATGAAGATTTTAAAGAGCAGACCAGACTCCTGAAG GCCAGCATTCCATTTTGTGTAGTGGGGTCCAATCAGCTCATTGaagcaaaaggtaaaaaagttAGAGGTCGTCTCTACCCTTGGGGTGTAGTTGAAGTGGAGAATCCAGAGCATAATGACTTCCTGAAGCTGAGGACCATGCTAAT cacCCATATGCAAGACCTTCAGGAGGTGACCCAGGATCTTCACTATGAGAACTTCCGCTCTGAGAGGCTCAAACGAGGCAACAG tttCATGCCTGTAGCGTTGGCCTACAGGCAACAAAATGCTCTTCTCTCCTGA